The Gordonibacter urolithinfaciens genome contains a region encoding:
- a CDS encoding ABC transporter permease: MRSNVLTIAKKELARFFSNKASAIVSIVLPGLLIFLMWTVMGDAMGSLFSPDEGKRPVVAVVNEPASIGALAPEGGIDMVGEEALPGAEEMRERIGQGSVQAFAVFPAGFDEAVAAYDPASGEPAPQVEVYFDSTDPNSSQAYAALTGLLDAYESSLANRFDVNAGQGAYDVAAERDIAGSLVVSIVPMLLLILLFTSCMNIAAESVAGEKERGTMATLLSTPIKRRDIALGKVLAVTLIGLAIAASSMLGIFAGLPGIMQGAVDMNVYGPADYLLLVLVVVSTTLLVVMLITVVSALAKTTKEAGMYLTPLMIAVMLVGVLGMFGGGAREELWFYLVPLYNSVQCMIGIFTFDFQPLNVAACVLGNLAYTGAGVLVLQRMFNSERLMFAR, encoded by the coding sequence ATGAGAAGCAACGTGCTCACGATAGCCAAGAAGGAGCTGGCGAGGTTCTTCAGCAACAAGGCGTCGGCCATCGTCTCCATCGTGCTGCCCGGCCTGCTCATCTTCCTCATGTGGACCGTCATGGGCGACGCCATGGGCTCCCTGTTCTCGCCCGACGAGGGCAAGCGCCCCGTGGTGGCCGTGGTGAACGAGCCGGCGAGCATCGGGGCGCTGGCGCCCGAGGGCGGCATCGACATGGTGGGCGAGGAGGCCCTGCCCGGGGCCGAGGAGATGCGGGAGCGCATCGGTCAGGGCAGCGTGCAGGCGTTCGCCGTGTTCCCCGCCGGGTTCGACGAGGCCGTGGCAGCCTACGACCCGGCATCGGGCGAGCCGGCTCCGCAGGTGGAGGTCTACTTTGACTCCACCGACCCCAACTCGTCGCAGGCGTACGCGGCCCTCACCGGCCTGCTCGACGCCTACGAGTCGTCGCTGGCGAACCGTTTCGATGTGAACGCGGGGCAGGGCGCCTACGACGTGGCCGCGGAACGCGACATCGCCGGCTCGCTCGTGGTGTCCATCGTGCCCATGCTGCTGCTCATCCTGCTGTTCACCAGCTGCATGAACATCGCGGCGGAGTCGGTGGCCGGCGAGAAGGAGCGCGGCACCATGGCCACGCTCCTGTCCACGCCCATCAAGCGGCGCGACATCGCGCTCGGCAAGGTGCTGGCCGTCACGCTCATCGGGCTGGCCATCGCCGCGTCCAGCATGCTGGGCATCTTCGCGGGGCTGCCCGGCATCATGCAGGGCGCGGTGGACATGAACGTCTACGGCCCGGCGGACTACCTGCTGCTGGTGCTGGTGGTGGTGTCCACCACGCTGCTCGTGGTCATGCTCATCACCGTGGTGTCGGCGCTGGCCAAGACCACGAAGGAGGCGGGCATGTACCTGACGCCGCTCATGATCGCGGTCATGCTCGTGGGCGTCCTCGGCATGTTCGGCGGCGGCGCGAGGGAGGAGCTCTGGTTCTACCTCGTGCCGCTCTACAACTCGGTGCAGTGCATGATCGGCATCTTCACGTTCGACTTCCAGCCGCTGAACGTGGCCGCGTGCGTGCTGGGCAACCTGGCGTACACGGGGGCCGGCGTGCTCGTGCTGCAGCGCATGTTCAACAGCGAGCGGCTGATGTTCGCACGCTAG
- a CDS encoding type II toxin-antitoxin system RelE/ParE family toxin, whose amino-acid sequence MEDFEVVFYRKLNGTVPMDEFLESLPPKLNAKVHRDLGALREEAHKLREPQSKCMGEGLSELRSRQGDDIARSFYFFFSGSRIVVTNGFVKKTRKTPRRELARALAFKADWEERFVNG is encoded by the coding sequence ATGGAAGACTTCGAGGTTGTTTTCTATCGTAAGTTGAACGGAACGGTACCCATGGACGAGTTCCTTGAGTCGCTTCCCCCGAAGCTGAACGCGAAGGTTCACCGCGACCTCGGTGCTTTGCGCGAGGAGGCCCATAAGCTGCGCGAGCCACAATCGAAGTGCATGGGGGAGGGGCTGTCCGAGCTTCGCAGCAGGCAGGGCGACGACATTGCGCGGTCGTTCTACTTCTTCTTCTCGGGTAGCCGCATCGTCGTGACGAACGGGTTCGTGAAGAAGACGCGGAAGACGCCTCGCAGAGAACTCGCCCGCGCGCTTGCCTTCAAGGCCGATTGGGAAGAGAGGTTTGTCAATGGATGA
- a CDS encoding helix-turn-helix domain-containing protein produces MDDLDRSHQRYMQDPEYAAEYERLEPVYDIISAITMARAEQNLTQRELAERCGMRQSAFARLESGNANPTLKTLQQVAKGLGKKLRISFV; encoded by the coding sequence ATGGATGATCTGGACAGGAGCCATCAGAGGTACATGCAGGACCCCGAGTACGCCGCCGAGTACGAGCGCCTGGAGCCGGTGTACGACATCATCAGCGCCATCACGATGGCGCGCGCCGAGCAGAACCTCACCCAGCGCGAGCTGGCCGAGCGCTGCGGCATGAGGCAGAGCGCGTTCGCGCGCCTCGAGTCCGGCAACGCGAACCCCACGCTCAAGACGCTGCAGCAGGTGGCAAAGGGCCTCGGCAAGAAGCTGCGCATCAGCTTCGTGTGA
- a CDS encoding DUF1385 domain-containing protein: MGEEKSDLSRAFSEDGARKTHVGGQALIEGIMMRGKYNWSVAVREPAGGIYVEEHDLASGRAKNGWLHWPLVRGCRALVESLVLGFKALEIAAEHAFAEDDSGEAAAPTCETAEGTGGACGSGSPARTDSPLGCPARAELAPGPSRSLRPEAVEGVHAGGEPSDADAAVSDVEGGTGGSLADEGKGFSWKDDFGRPGTMMDALGAQTSLEVVGGPDAEGSGDADALDGGRPCAAEPEKKSFLDEEAEFGKGAMAVSMVLGLVLGVVLFIVAPAFVTNLIVGEYDQNTVLWNVVDGLLRVAVFVFYLWLIGRMAEIKRMFGYHGAEHKTIHCYEHGLPLTPENARSFPRLHVRCGTAFLIMVMIIAILVYTVTPINGLIAAWGVPDGAPKLALVILVRILLMPVIAGISYEITVRWAGSHPENPLVKVVLWPGMQMQYLTTNEPDDGQIECAIAAMQRVLEREEAEAAGAADARKGEEGDPGTAVSAA, translated from the coding sequence ATGGGCGAAGAGAAGAGCGACCTCTCGCGCGCATTCTCCGAGGACGGCGCGCGCAAGACGCACGTGGGCGGGCAGGCCCTCATCGAGGGCATCATGATGCGCGGCAAGTACAACTGGTCGGTGGCCGTGCGCGAGCCGGCGGGCGGAATCTACGTGGAGGAGCATGACCTGGCGAGCGGGCGCGCGAAGAACGGCTGGCTGCACTGGCCGCTCGTGCGCGGCTGCAGGGCGCTCGTTGAGTCGCTCGTGCTGGGGTTCAAGGCGCTCGAGATCGCGGCGGAGCATGCGTTTGCGGAAGATGATTCTGGCGAGGCGGCCGCTCCTACCTGCGAGACCGCGGAGGGAACGGGAGGGGCCTGTGGCTCGGGCAGTCCTGCTCGCACGGACAGCCCGCTGGGCTGTCCGGCTCGTGCGGAACTCGCCCCAGGCCCCTCCCGCTCCCTCCGCCCCGAGGCGGTCGAGGGGGTGCATGCTGGCGGCGAGCCTTCCGATGCGGATGCTGCGGTATCGGACGTCGAAGGGGGCACGGGCGGCTCCCTCGCCGATGAGGGGAAGGGCTTTTCTTGGAAGGACGACTTCGGGCGGCCGGGCACGATGATGGACGCCCTCGGGGCGCAGACGTCGCTCGAGGTTGTCGGCGGGCCTGACGCTGAGGGCAGCGGCGATGCCGATGCCTTGGACGGCGGACGCCCCTGCGCCGCGGAGCCCGAGAAGAAGTCCTTCCTCGACGAGGAGGCGGAGTTCGGCAAGGGGGCCATGGCGGTGTCCATGGTGCTCGGGCTCGTGCTGGGCGTGGTGCTGTTCATCGTGGCGCCCGCCTTCGTCACGAACCTCATCGTGGGGGAGTACGACCAGAACACCGTGCTCTGGAACGTCGTGGACGGCCTCCTTCGCGTGGCGGTGTTCGTGTTCTACCTGTGGCTCATCGGGCGCATGGCCGAGATCAAGCGCATGTTCGGCTATCACGGCGCCGAGCACAAGACCATCCACTGCTACGAGCACGGCCTGCCCCTCACCCCCGAGAACGCGCGCAGCTTCCCGCGCCTGCACGTGCGCTGCGGCACGGCGTTCCTCATCATGGTCATGATCATCGCCATCCTGGTGTACACGGTCACGCCCATCAACGGGCTCATCGCGGCCTGGGGCGTGCCCGACGGCGCGCCGAAGCTCGCGCTGGTCATACTCGTGCGCATCCTGCTCATGCCGGTCATCGCCGGCATCTCCTACGAGATCACCGTGCGCTGGGCGGGCAGCCACCCCGAGAACCCGCTGGTGAAGGTGGTGCTGTGGCCCGGCATGCAGATGCAGTACCTCACCACTAACGAGCCCGACGACGGCCAGATCGAATGCGCCATCGCGGCCATGCAGCGCGTGCTGGAGCGCGAGGAGGCCGAGGCGGCGGGTGCCGCCGACGCCCGGAAGGGCGAGGAGGGCGATCCTGGCACGGCGGTGTCGGCTGCCTGA
- a CDS encoding amino acid ABC transporter permease, with translation MLDIFAPYKWEALFQRWPDILAAFGTTVGISVLALVIALALGIVFGVLSVSRIAPLRWVTRVYVEVVQNVPLLLQVFVFYAIFPLLGFSLAAFWIGVLAIGIYHGGYISEVVRSGIGSIHRGQFEAAKSQGFSYWQSMFVIILPQAIRIIMPPLAVQAANLVKNTSVLALIAGGELMYFSNSFAGATSYYGPVYVVAALLYFVICFPLSRLALYLERRTRAHRHLSTGDATEELAEDALEVTPGTHDITGRAAADALAGGVGTMFETVDIAPARQAPSPRHPLHVLGDEADGPGERGPMEQAYTGRVAAEIADEIGREIAQEIAEECGDDEACAARVMRTKAGRVKAHRRLERRAAARRGVESTVAGKAEAGAAAPASPDAVAEGVRDLGARRSPEADEALASRAETATSDRITRDVRKRVDGGAALEADAQRAPVEAAGAEGGRTVHRQRADAHDEAELGAEAFLDNDYVPGELDAPAERPAHVRAPHDEADFDAESEDAAARQARRERRSGDEEARESSGPETVVPEDVDMEALAGMAARAADDAAARMERLRREGLEGLGKDKRGEGK, from the coding sequence ATGCTTGACATCTTCGCGCCCTACAAGTGGGAGGCGCTCTTCCAGCGCTGGCCCGACATCCTGGCCGCGTTCGGCACCACGGTGGGCATCTCCGTGCTCGCGCTCGTCATCGCGCTGGCGCTCGGCATCGTGTTCGGCGTGCTGTCGGTGTCGCGCATCGCGCCTTTGCGCTGGGTGACCCGCGTGTACGTGGAGGTGGTGCAGAACGTGCCGCTGCTTCTGCAGGTGTTCGTGTTCTACGCCATCTTCCCGCTGCTGGGGTTCTCCCTCGCCGCGTTCTGGATCGGGGTTCTGGCCATCGGCATCTACCACGGCGGCTATATCTCCGAGGTGGTGCGCAGCGGCATCGGCTCCATTCATCGCGGGCAGTTCGAGGCGGCGAAGAGCCAGGGCTTCTCGTACTGGCAGTCGATGTTCGTGATCATACTGCCCCAGGCCATCCGCATCATCATGCCGCCTTTGGCCGTGCAGGCGGCGAACCTCGTGAAGAACACCTCGGTGCTGGCGCTTATCGCGGGCGGCGAGCTCATGTACTTCTCGAACTCGTTCGCCGGCGCCACGAGCTACTACGGCCCCGTGTACGTGGTGGCGGCGCTGCTGTACTTCGTCATCTGCTTCCCGCTGTCGCGCCTGGCGCTGTACCTCGAGCGCCGCACCCGCGCGCACCGGCATCTGTCCACGGGCGACGCGACCGAGGAGCTGGCCGAGGACGCGCTCGAGGTCACGCCGGGCACGCACGACATCACCGGGCGCGCGGCGGCCGACGCGCTTGCCGGCGGCGTGGGCACCATGTTCGAGACGGTGGACATAGCCCCGGCCCGCCAGGCCCCCTCTCCGCGCCACCCGCTGCACGTGCTGGGGGACGAGGCGGACGGCCCGGGCGAGCGCGGGCCGATGGAGCAGGCGTACACCGGCCGTGTGGCCGCCGAGATCGCCGACGAGATAGGCCGCGAGATAGCGCAGGAGATAGCCGAGGAATGCGGCGACGACGAGGCCTGCGCAGCGCGCGTGATGCGCACGAAGGCCGGACGCGTGAAGGCTCACCGCCGCCTGGAGCGCCGCGCGGCCGCCCGCCGCGGGGTGGAGAGCACGGTTGCCGGCAAGGCCGAGGCCGGCGCCGCCGCGCCCGCGTCGCCGGATGCCGTGGCCGAGGGCGTGCGCGACCTGGGAGCGAGGCGCTCGCCGGAGGCCGACGAGGCCTTGGCCTCGCGGGCCGAGACGGCCACGAGCGACCGCATCACCCGCGACGTGCGCAAGCGCGTCGACGGCGGCGCCGCGTTGGAGGCCGATGCGCAACGCGCTCCCGTCGAGGCTGCCGGCGCGGAGGGCGGACGCACGGTGCATCGCCAACGTGCCGACGCGCACGACGAGGCCGAGCTGGGAGCGGAGGCCTTCCTCGACAACGACTACGTGCCCGGCGAGCTGGACGCGCCGGCAGAGCGGCCCGCCCACGTGCGCGCGCCGCACGACGAGGCCGACTTCGACGCCGAGAGCGAGGATGCGGCCGCGCGCCAAGCTCGCCGCGAACGCCGCAGCGGCGACGAGGAGGCAAGGGAGTCCAGCGGGCCGGAAACGGTCGTGCCCGAGGACGTGGACATGGAGGCGCTTGCCGGCATGGCTGCGCGCGCGGCCGACGATGCCGCCGCGCGCATGGAGCGCCTGCGGCGCGAGGGCCTCGAGGGCCTTGGCAAGGACAAGCGAGGGGAGGGCAAATGA
- a CDS encoding amino acid ABC transporter ATP-binding protein: protein MGSAISVKDIRKNFGTVEALRGVSLEVDEGQKVVVIGPSGSGKSVLIRCINGLETPDFGSITVEGMDLSDRHVNARALARDVAMVFQSYNLYPHKTVLENVTLAPIKVLKVPRDQAERDGRAYLDRVGLSDKVDKYPDQLSGGQQQRVAIARALNMHPKIMLLDEPTSALDPEMVQEVLDVIKSLAETSMTIVMVTHEMGLAREAADTVVFMENGLIVDQGTPHYMFDETDNARVKSFLSKIL from the coding sequence GTGGGAAGCGCGATATCGGTCAAGGACATACGCAAGAACTTCGGCACGGTCGAGGCGCTCCGGGGCGTGTCGCTGGAGGTCGACGAGGGGCAGAAGGTGGTGGTCATCGGTCCCTCGGGCTCGGGCAAGAGCGTGCTCATCCGCTGCATCAACGGGCTGGAGACGCCGGATTTCGGCTCCATCACGGTTGAGGGCATGGACCTGTCCGACCGGCATGTGAACGCCCGCGCGCTCGCCCGCGACGTGGCCATGGTGTTCCAGAGCTACAACCTCTACCCGCACAAGACGGTGCTCGAGAACGTGACGCTGGCCCCCATCAAGGTGCTGAAGGTGCCGCGCGATCAGGCCGAGCGCGACGGGCGCGCCTACCTGGACCGCGTGGGCCTGTCCGACAAGGTGGACAAGTACCCCGACCAGCTCTCCGGCGGCCAGCAGCAGCGCGTGGCCATCGCCCGCGCCCTCAACATGCATCCCAAGATCATGCTCTTGGACGAGCCCACGAGCGCGCTCGACCCCGAGATGGTGCAGGAGGTGCTCGACGTGATCAAGTCGCTCGCCGAGACCAGCATGACCATCGTCATGGTCACCCACGAGATGGGCCTGGCGCGCGAGGCGGCCGACACGGTGGTGTTCATGGAGAACGGCCTGATCGTCGACCAGGGCACCCCGCACTATATGTTCGACGAGACGGACAACGCTCGCGTCAAGAGCTTCCTGTCGAAGATCCTGTGA
- a CDS encoding amino acid ABC transporter permease, with amino-acid sequence MSEITALFTWVNIRFLLQGLGMTLLISALAILCSVVLGTVISVMRTSSSRVLRGVATVYIEIFKNTPLLLWIMFTFFVAQLPPIGAAVLAFTLFTSASVAEIVRGGLASVPFGQYEAAKSQGFSTVQTYLLIILPQALRNMVPALLSQFVTTIKDTSYLWGAMALQELMGRGMILMNSYNSTVQIFAIFGIMALIYFVVCFTLSQIVRAYQRRLKEARTA; translated from the coding sequence ATGAGCGAGATAACCGCCCTTTTCACCTGGGTGAACATACGATTCCTGCTGCAGGGCCTGGGTATGACGCTGCTGATATCCGCGCTGGCCATCCTGTGCTCGGTGGTGCTCGGCACCGTCATCTCGGTCATGCGCACGTCGAGCAGCCGCGTGCTGCGCGGCGTGGCCACGGTCTACATCGAGATATTCAAGAACACCCCGCTGCTCCTGTGGATCATGTTCACGTTCTTCGTGGCGCAGCTGCCGCCCATCGGCGCAGCCGTGTTGGCGTTCACGCTGTTCACGAGCGCGAGCGTAGCCGAAATCGTGCGCGGCGGCCTGGCGAGCGTGCCGTTCGGCCAGTACGAGGCCGCGAAGTCGCAGGGCTTCTCCACCGTGCAGACGTACCTGCTGATCATCTTGCCGCAGGCGCTGCGCAACATGGTGCCCGCGCTGCTGTCGCAGTTCGTGACCACCATCAAGGACACGAGCTACCTCTGGGGCGCCATGGCGCTGCAGGAGCTCATGGGGCGCGGCATGATACTCATGAACAGCTACAACTCAACGGTGCAGATATTCGCCATCTTCGGCATCATGGCGCTCATCTACTTCGTCGTGTGCTTCACGCTCTCGCAGATCGTGCGCGCCTACCAGCGCCGCCTGAAGGAGGCGCGCACGGCGTAG
- a CDS encoding ABC transporter ATP-binding protein, whose amino-acid sequence MEPAITVTNLRKTFRLSAKQRKLERTDARTKTAVDGLSFEVRCGEIYGLLGPNGAGKTTTLRMLAALVKPDEGSAFVEGVSVVDDPMRVRGIIGFLTSELKLEDTFSPDYLFDFFSELHHVEPAVRDARKRALFGRFGIDRFAQTKVADLSTGMKQKTSLAVSLVHDPDVIIFDEPTNGLDVLTAKVVTDFLVELKGQGKTILLSTHIFSLVEKVCDRAGIVIGGRMAASGTLPELTGGRSLEDAFFDLYAASAGEAS is encoded by the coding sequence ATGGAACCAGCCATCACCGTTACGAACCTGCGGAAGACCTTCAGGCTCTCCGCCAAGCAGCGCAAGCTCGAGCGCACCGACGCGAGGACGAAGACGGCCGTCGACGGCCTCTCGTTCGAGGTGCGGTGCGGCGAGATCTACGGCCTCTTGGGCCCGAACGGCGCCGGCAAGACCACCACGCTGCGCATGCTGGCGGCGCTTGTGAAACCGGACGAGGGCAGCGCGTTCGTGGAGGGCGTCTCGGTGGTGGACGACCCCATGAGGGTGCGCGGCATCATCGGGTTCCTGACGAGCGAGCTCAAGCTGGAGGATACGTTCTCGCCGGACTACCTCTTCGACTTCTTCTCCGAGCTGCACCACGTGGAGCCGGCCGTGCGCGACGCGCGCAAAAGGGCGTTGTTCGGGCGCTTCGGCATCGACCGTTTCGCGCAGACGAAAGTGGCCGACCTGTCCACCGGCATGAAGCAGAAGACGTCGCTTGCGGTGTCGCTCGTGCACGACCCCGACGTCATCATCTTCGACGAGCCCACGAACGGCCTCGACGTGCTCACGGCGAAGGTCGTGACCGACTTCTTGGTGGAGCTGAAGGGCCAGGGCAAGACCATCCTCTTGTCCACGCACATATTCAGCCTGGTGGAGAAGGTGTGCGACCGTGCCGGCATCGTTATCGGCGGGCGCATGGCGGCCAGCGGCACCCTGCCGGAGCTCACGGGAGGGCGCTCCCTCGAGGACGCGTTCTTCGACCTGTACGCCGCGAGCGCGGGGGAGGCCTCATGA
- a CDS encoding transporter substrate-binding domain-containing protein, whose translation MITRRTFIRTSALAAAGLALAGGPIALAGCAPDGDVLRVGTKIDVPGFGFQNPETGNIEGMEVDIARELAKRIKGDPNALQVTGVNVTTRGAMLDNGTLDATLATFTITEARKKSYNFSRPYYTDHIGVLVKKSSGITDLADLDGKTVGVALSATTRDKLTAAGDEIGIHMKFAEYSTYPEIKIALVTGRVDAFSVDRSILNGYVDDSTMLLDAQFAPQEYGVATKKSNTQLADQIDAAIGAMSDDGTLRSLQERWGLVDDAPAGDGKDGGQDA comes from the coding sequence ATGATCACGAGACGAACCTTCATCCGCACGTCGGCGCTGGCCGCGGCCGGCCTCGCGCTGGCCGGCGGTCCGATCGCCCTCGCGGGCTGCGCGCCCGACGGAGACGTGCTGCGCGTGGGCACGAAGATCGACGTGCCGGGCTTCGGCTTCCAGAACCCCGAGACGGGCAACATCGAGGGCATGGAGGTGGACATCGCGCGCGAGCTGGCCAAGCGCATCAAGGGCGACCCGAACGCGCTCCAGGTGACCGGGGTGAACGTCACCACGCGCGGAGCGATGCTCGACAACGGCACGCTCGACGCGACGCTGGCCACGTTCACCATCACCGAGGCGCGCAAGAAAAGCTACAACTTCTCGCGCCCGTACTATACCGACCACATCGGCGTGCTGGTGAAGAAGTCCTCCGGCATAACCGACCTGGCGGACCTCGACGGGAAGACCGTGGGCGTGGCGCTGTCGGCCACGACGCGCGACAAACTGACGGCCGCCGGCGACGAGATCGGCATCCATATGAAGTTCGCCGAGTACTCGACGTATCCCGAGATCAAGATCGCGCTCGTCACCGGGCGCGTCGACGCCTTCTCGGTGGACCGCTCCATCCTGAACGGCTACGTGGACGACTCCACCATGCTGCTGGACGCGCAGTTCGCGCCGCAGGAGTACGGCGTGGCCACGAAGAAGTCGAACACCCAGCTAGCCGACCAGATCGATGCCGCCATCGGCGCCATGTCCGACGACGGCACGCTGCGCTCGCTCCAGGAGCGCTGGGGGCTCGTGGACGACGCGCCCGCCGGAGACGGGAAGGACGGTGGGCAGGATGCTTGA
- a CDS encoding GGDEF domain-containing protein, which produces MKGRRAVSVLASLLVAAALACGIPGAGVGALASANAAEGGRTTIRVAWPDQPGLTETAEDGTHSGYTYDYLQQIAQYTGWDYEYVHVEGDLNEQLTMLLDMVANGEVDIIGAMNYSDQLAEQYDFAINAYGSAHTALFASNENEDLSFTNIYTKDKLRAAFNGPSPKTRAAVQTFCDMNGIELEAVTYESADEFLKALESGDVDVLTGVDINLIGGAHVVATLTQTPFYFAATKGSPDVVAALNEAIVQTRKAEPTLEQDLYDKYFNSYEDSTGLSRDMREYASRKGSVRIGYLPGAAPVQDVDEKTGQLVGASQAVIDFIADYTGLSVELVPLTGNSSWVDDMARLDLDAVAGVLHNFDFAQRHGLSLSTSYLTSRRWTVVRDGLDVADLSTKRIAVTKDAYVPEIGDAVVCNTLQDCIEAVDSGRADYTYTDGYSAPYYANENRYRNITSLANSDQANDTCFAFAPSSDLELIRMFNEAVREMPRGAVNESIYDAVREEDEPTLARFVEAYAKELALVGLGVMLVVVALSVLYVRNSSKALKIIRAEKDRLKAVADRDGLTNLLAMGAFRKAVETLASRGEVGGFAVIDVDDFKGVNDTYGHQTGDKALRTLADELRKTFGEDDLICRFGGDEFAVCLVGPVDAARLEERCAKLVRSAAAASRAAGCPYTVSVGAVKAAGSERYQDLYDRADQVMYQAKRSGKGRSVVA; this is translated from the coding sequence ATGAAAGGTCGTAGGGCGGTATCGGTACTCGCATCGCTGCTGGTCGCAGCAGCCCTCGCCTGCGGAATACCGGGAGCCGGAGTCGGCGCCCTCGCCTCCGCGAACGCCGCCGAGGGCGGCCGCACGACGATACGCGTGGCCTGGCCCGACCAACCGGGCCTCACCGAAACCGCGGAGGACGGCACGCACTCGGGGTACACGTACGACTACCTCCAGCAGATCGCCCAGTACACCGGCTGGGACTACGAGTACGTTCATGTGGAAGGCGACCTCAACGAGCAGCTCACCATGCTGCTCGACATGGTGGCGAACGGCGAGGTCGACATCATCGGGGCCATGAACTACTCCGACCAGCTCGCCGAGCAGTACGATTTCGCCATCAACGCCTACGGGTCGGCGCACACGGCGCTGTTCGCCTCGAACGAGAACGAGGATCTGTCCTTCACCAACATCTACACGAAAGACAAGCTGCGTGCGGCGTTCAACGGGCCCTCCCCCAAAACGCGCGCCGCAGTGCAGACGTTCTGCGATATGAACGGCATCGAGCTCGAAGCCGTGACCTACGAGAGCGCGGACGAGTTTCTCAAGGCTCTGGAATCGGGCGATGTCGACGTCCTCACGGGCGTGGACATCAATCTCATCGGGGGCGCTCATGTCGTGGCCACGCTCACGCAGACGCCCTTCTACTTCGCCGCCACGAAGGGGAGCCCGGACGTAGTCGCCGCCCTCAACGAGGCCATCGTCCAGACGCGGAAGGCCGAGCCCACGCTCGAGCAGGATCTGTACGACAAGTACTTCAACAGCTACGAGGATTCCACCGGCCTTTCGAGGGACATGCGGGAGTACGCATCGCGCAAGGGCTCCGTCCGAATAGGCTACCTTCCCGGCGCCGCGCCCGTCCAGGATGTCGACGAGAAGACCGGGCAGCTCGTCGGGGCGTCGCAGGCCGTGATCGACTTCATCGCCGACTACACGGGACTCTCGGTAGAGCTCGTCCCCCTGACGGGGAACAGCAGCTGGGTCGACGACATGGCCCGCCTCGACCTCGATGCGGTGGCGGGCGTCCTCCACAACTTCGACTTCGCACAGCGGCATGGACTGTCCTTGAGCACATCCTATCTCACGTCGCGGCGGTGGACGGTGGTCCGCGACGGCTTGGACGTCGCCGACCTATCGACAAAGCGGATCGCCGTGACGAAGGACGCCTACGTCCCCGAAATCGGGGACGCCGTCGTGTGCAACACGCTGCAGGACTGCATCGAGGCCGTCGACTCCGGCAGGGCCGACTATACGTACACCGACGGCTACTCGGCCCCCTACTACGCCAACGAGAACCGCTACCGCAACATCACCTCGCTCGCCAACTCGGACCAGGCAAACGACACCTGCTTCGCGTTCGCGCCGTCGAGCGACCTGGAGCTTATCCGCATGTTCAACGAGGCGGTGCGCGAGATGCCCCGCGGCGCCGTGAACGAGAGCATCTACGACGCCGTGCGGGAGGAAGACGAGCCGACCCTCGCCCGTTTCGTCGAGGCGTACGCCAAGGAGCTCGCCCTCGTCGGACTGGGCGTGATGCTGGTCGTCGTGGCGCTGTCGGTACTCTACGTGCGCAACAGCTCGAAGGCGCTCAAGATCATCCGCGCCGAGAAGGACCGCCTCAAGGCGGTGGCCGACCGGGACGGCCTGACGAACCTGCTCGCCATGGGCGCCTTCCGCAAGGCCGTGGAGACGCTGGCCTCGCGCGGCGAGGTGGGCGGGTTCGCGGTGATCGACGTGGACGACTTCAAGGGCGTGAACGACACTTATGGCCACCAGACCGGCGACAAGGCGCTGCGCACGCTGGCGGACGAGCTGCGCAAGACGTTCGGCGAAGACGACCTGATCTGCCGCTTCGGGGGCGACGAGTTCGCCGTGTGCCTCGTCGGCCCCGTGGATGCCGCACGGCTCGAGGAGCGCTGCGCAAAGCTCGTGCGCTCGGCAGCCGCCGCATCGCGCGCGGCGGGCTGCCCCTACACCGTGAGCGTCGGAGCGGTGAAGGCCGCGGGCAGCGAGCGCTACCAGGACCTATACGACCGCGCCGACCAGGTTATGTACCAGGCCAAGCGCTCCGGCAAGGGACGCTCGGTCGTGGCGTAG